The Methyloceanibacter sp. wino2 nucleotide sequence CAAAGTACAGTAGTTTTATTGAATATTTAGATCGCCAGAAGGCATACGCCTCAACGCACCATCTTCTGCTAGAACTTATAGACATTATAGGAAGAAATAATGTTGTTGTGAGGCCATTTGAAAGAAGACTCTTTCATAATGGCAGCATAGAAAGTGATTTTTTTGGTATAATTGGTTGCAATAATTACCGATTCCAGGGAGTAAGCATACAAAATGCCTCTATCAGCTTGAAAATCGCTGAAAAGCTATATTATGCATTGAGTTTAACTCGCGATATTGCCGTGAGGCGAATAGTAAAAGACCGGATATTGCGCGATCACTCTGACGCTCATGAAGACGCTTCAACCATTACTGTCGCAGAGTTGGATGAAATTTATGCAAGGTACCGATCGTATGAGGAAAAAAATATAGAACTTTTTTTCGGAAATAATAAATATGTGTTCGATAAACAATATACGCACTGGCGTAGCAAAATAGAAGCTTCGAGTCTTGATAGATTTTTGGGACCTAGCGAAAAGAAGTATATTTTTGAGCTTGTATATTCCGCACAAGAAGAAATAACTCGTCAGGCTCGCAATAAGTGCTGAAGCATGCTCGCGCTAAGTGTTGGGGCTGACATCGCTCATCTGCCATTTGATGTCCGCTGTTTGTTGGTTCTGGCGCCAACCGGACGAGTCCACGGCGAACGTCTGAAGATCGGTTTCAGGAGCCAAAGTCTTGACCCCGCCGAGCAGGCTCGCGGTTTAAATTGGAGCCCGCTGGAATGGCTGTTTGATGGGGGCTGGTATCTAGTATCGTGCGTTCAATCGAGGAAATTCCGTAATGTTGTCTTTATCAACATGTAAGAAAGAGCATACCTTGGACGTGTCTGTCTCCTGACTTACATCAAGACAAAGAAAATCTGAGGGTCTATCGCGAAAATACCTAATTATTTCGTTATTTCTGGAAATAAAACTCGATATCATAAAGTCTCTATCATATAGGTCAGCCCAATTTTCGAATACATGACCATTGTTGACTTTTGTAACATGGCGTCGATGTTGTTCAAATACGTAATTATTATGTAAATACTTTGCCCCATGCCAGTAGTCAGGTGACAGATCGTCAACATTGTCAAATCCAAATACGTTTTTGTGAAATTCTAAGAGGCTCTCAAACCACGAGTCGGGATCGCGAATAGTCAGAATGAACTTGCTGTCGGGGAACATTGCATCCAGCGCTACGTACGCGTTCTCTTGTGAAAACGGCAGGTCTTGAAAGGCGTCGTAGTGTTCGACCAAACCTCTCAGAACATCGTATTTGCCCGAGACCAGAACATGGCTTGCAAGCCTCTCTTGAAAAGCTTGGTCGGGCATTCGGAACCCGAGGCCCTTCAAAACTGCTTCCAGGCTTGTTGTGCCTGTCTTATTATAGCCAATACAAAAAATCTTTCCGAAGCTCTGGCGATTGGCATTCTTCTCGCGAAGATAATTAAGTAAGGCTGTCTCATCGCGACCAATAAGACTAGATAAGTCTTTGTCTATGAGACGTTGTTCTCGCCGCTCCCTAAACCTGCGCAACATCAACTCAATACCTCGTGGATGGATACTCCAACAGCAACATGCATCCGACCTAGCACGCTTGCAAGCGCGCTGCGTCCACCGGACTTTCGTTCGCGACTAACCTTTTTGCCCGTCGCGACCTTGACCGATGGTTTGAGTGGATGTGATGCATTTGGATGCGTCGAGCCGAAAAAGCCGTCAGTTCGTGCGAAGCTATAGGGATGAGGGCGTGAGTATAAGGAGATTTGTGCGCGAGCCCGGTTTTCAAATCTCGTGGCGACATTTGTCCGGGTCTACCCGGCGTTCAACGCGGCGGGAGAAGTTCGATGAAGTTTGGAGACTCGACGAAGGCGAAGAGGAAGAGTAGGAGGTCACAACCGTCTCATAGTGTAGCCACCACCATGCGCGACCTCGCCAGCTTCGATGACTTCCTTTCTGCATTCGTGTCACAGCCAAGCTTCAGCTACACGACAATCAAAGATGGTTCTTGGGAACTTCTCGGCGACGCTGATGCCAGGCGACCCGAACGTGTTGCGCGAGACAATTGGTCTGAAGCGGATCGGATTGCGGGGCGGACAGCACTTCTCGAGCCCGGCTTCGTTCCACAGCTAATCCAACTCTTGGAAGCGGCAGCCATCGAGGACGACCCTGCTTTTCACATCGGTTTGGAGCTTTCAGCTTGGCCCTATGACGAGCAAATCCTCAGCGCTCCGTTTTCCC carries:
- a CDS encoding sulfotransferase; its protein translation is MLRRFRERREQRLIDKDLSSLIGRDETALLNYLREKNANRQSFGKIFCIGYNKTGTTSLEAVLKGLGFRMPDQAFQERLASHVLVSGKYDVLRGLVEHYDAFQDLPFSQENAYVALDAMFPDSKFILTIRDPDSWFESLLEFHKNVFGFDNVDDLSPDYWHGAKYLHNNYVFEQHRRHVTKVNNGHVFENWADLYDRDFMISSFISRNNEIIRYFRDRPSDFLCLDVSQETDTSKVCSFLHVDKDNITEFPRLNARY